The Janthinobacterium lividum genome has a window encoding:
- a CDS encoding glycosyltransferase: protein MLTVLMATYNGAGTLPQVLRAYMGLRAPVGGWRLLIADNGSTDATAQVIAAFRGRLPLSSVYVARRGRSPALNGAVEHALRQGGDGSELFVFGDDDAMPASDWLCRLQDSARSHPGYALFGGAIVPAWREQPAHWLLRLTPVGLTWGITSPDLRDAPIYPGLVWGANMAIRRRIFEAGARYDESIGPQGANYAMGSETRLNLEMHAAGNPSWFCPQARVAHIIRVPQVQRTWILRRAMLFGRGQCRLATFAPSVEFLGVPRWMLGRYVRDSLGAVRAWLRRDHADLFLRQWERAWLRGFFHEAWRGRRKRLPRIVISSYSGELGGMELRMAQEAKMLGANGYDSVLALRRFPGFSLWVQGLRAQHLQVRVYEPPLFLEHWAWRRWNWLRARLTGAWRLRRLRPDLVHVAFCWTSYGASILWLARQCRLPAVISVHNAFPLEPFSDWQRPRLQEAFLSVKGVYAVSASSMRHFLDLYRDMLAPETRLAVIPNGVDTDTFIVSPERKVQARRQLGLPPDSLVLGAVARLSAQKRPQALLALFARLAPQFPQLYLVLVGTGPLEATLRLQAQQTGLQGRVVFAGFQQRVELLMPAFDLHVLLSKNEGFGIATIEAMACGVPAVGTDVPGTHDILHDSAGGMLLPLDDEHAACAAVAQLLADAPRRARMGQLAREETVQRYSMPRLERQLRQFYAGLV, encoded by the coding sequence TTGTTGACCGTTCTCATGGCGACCTACAATGGCGCCGGCACCTTGCCCCAGGTATTGCGCGCCTACATGGGACTGCGTGCGCCCGTGGGCGGCTGGCGGCTGCTCATCGCCGACAATGGCAGCACGGATGCCACCGCCCAGGTGATCGCCGCCTTCCGCGGCCGCTTGCCCTTGAGTTCCGTCTACGTGGCGCGGCGCGGCCGCAGCCCCGCCCTGAACGGGGCCGTCGAACATGCCTTGCGCCAGGGAGGCGACGGCAGCGAACTGTTCGTGTTTGGCGACGACGATGCCATGCCGGCATCCGACTGGCTGTGCCGCTTGCAGGACAGCGCGCGCAGCCACCCCGGTTACGCCCTGTTCGGCGGCGCCATCGTGCCCGCCTGGCGCGAACAACCGGCCCACTGGCTGCTGCGCCTGACCCCCGTTGGCTTGACGTGGGGCATCACCAGCCCCGATTTGCGCGACGCCCCCATCTATCCGGGCTTAGTCTGGGGCGCCAACATGGCGATTCGCCGCCGCATCTTCGAGGCGGGCGCCCGCTATGACGAAAGCATCGGCCCGCAGGGGGCCAATTACGCCATGGGCAGCGAAACCCGGCTCAACCTGGAGATGCATGCGGCCGGCAATCCGTCCTGGTTCTGTCCGCAAGCCAGAGTGGCGCACATCATCCGCGTCCCGCAAGTGCAGCGCACCTGGATACTGCGCCGCGCCATGCTGTTTGGGCGGGGCCAGTGCCGGCTGGCGACCTTTGCGCCCAGCGTGGAGTTTCTCGGTGTGCCCCGCTGGATGCTGGGGAGATATGTGCGCGACTCCCTCGGCGCCGTGCGGGCCTGGCTGCGGCGCGACCACGCCGACCTGTTCCTGCGCCAGTGGGAACGGGCCTGGCTGCGCGGTTTCTTCCATGAAGCGTGGCGGGGACGGCGCAAACGCCTGCCGCGCATCGTCATCAGCAGTTATTCGGGCGAGCTGGGCGGCATGGAGCTGCGCATGGCGCAAGAGGCCAAAATGCTGGGCGCGAACGGCTATGACAGCGTGCTGGCGCTGCGACGCTTTCCCGGTTTTAGCCTATGGGTGCAAGGCTTGCGCGCGCAGCATCTGCAAGTGCGCGTCTATGAACCGCCCTTGTTTCTCGAACACTGGGCCTGGCGCCGCTGGAATTGGCTGCGCGCCAGGCTGACGGGCGCTTGGCGGCTGCGGCGGCTGCGGCCAGACCTCGTCCACGTGGCGTTTTGCTGGACCAGTTATGGTGCTTCCATCCTGTGGCTGGCCCGGCAATGCCGTTTGCCGGCCGTGATCAGCGTGCACAATGCGTTTCCTCTGGAGCCGTTCAGCGACTGGCAGCGGCCCCGCTTGCAGGAAGCGTTTCTCAGCGTCAAAGGCGTGTATGCCGTGTCGGCCTCGTCCATGCGGCATTTCCTCGACCTGTACCGCGACATGCTGGCGCCGGAAACGCGGCTGGCCGTCATTCCCAACGGCGTCGATACGGACACATTTATCGTCTCGCCCGAACGGAAAGTGCAGGCACGGCGGCAACTCGGGCTGCCGCCGGACTCTCTGGTACTGGGGGCCGTGGCGAGACTCTCCGCGCAAAAGCGTCCGCAAGCGCTGCTGGCCCTGTTTGCCCGCCTGGCGCCGCAGTTTCCCCAGTTATATCTGGTGCTGGTGGGCACGGGGCCTCTGGAAGCCACGCTGCGGCTGCAGGCGCAACAGACGGGTTTGCAGGGCCGCGTGGTGTTTGCCGGTTTCCAGCAGCGCGTCGAACTGCTGATGCCGGCCTTCGACCTGCATGTGCTGCTGAGTAAAAACGAAGGCTTCGGCATCGCTACCATCGAAGCCATGGCTTGCGGCGTGCCGGCCGTGGGCACGGATGTGCCGGGCACCCACGATATCTTGCACGACAGCGCAGGCGGCATGCTGCTGCCGCTCGACGACGAGCACGCTGCCTGCGCGGCCGTGGCGCAGCTCTTGGCCGATGCGCCCCGGCGCGCGCGCATGGGACAGCTGGCCCGCGAGGAAACCGTGCAGCGCTATTCGATGCCGCGCCTGGAGCGCCAGTTGCGTCAGTTCTATGCCGGCCTCGTGTAG
- a CDS encoding putative O-glycosylation ligase, exosortase A system-associated, which produces MRDILITIIILGSLPFILKSPAIGGLMWVWVSVMNPHTQAWGFATHLPFAFIIAIATMLSLLMTREPKSLPLTPVSVLLLLLVMWMNVTAPFALLPESSWVQWNKVMKIMLMSFVIMMVIRTRRDIVRLVWVLVGSIGYYGVKGGIFTIRSGGTERVWGPEDTFIGDNNSLALALIITIPLMYYLQQNTDKRWVRHGLSAAMLLSALAALGSYSRGGLLAIAAMGLFMWLKSDRKLVLGALLGAVAPLLLAFMPERWAERMDTINTYQDDVSAMGRVNAWRMAWNLARDRFPGGGFDVSDAAIFARYAPNPMDVHAAHSIYFQALGEHGFVGLLIYLALGIATWRSAAAIIRRTRSKPELRWAHGLATMSQASLIGFAVGGAFLSLLYFDMPYYLMAALIATRIIVEQQAPTLTPTSTSRQARPRAAIAEQP; this is translated from the coding sequence ATGCGCGACATACTGATTACCATCATCATCCTGGGTTCGCTGCCCTTCATCCTGAAGTCGCCAGCCATCGGCGGCCTGATGTGGGTCTGGGTCAGCGTGATGAACCCGCACACGCAAGCCTGGGGCTTTGCCACCCACTTGCCGTTCGCCTTCATCATCGCCATCGCCACCATGCTCAGCCTGCTCATGACGCGCGAGCCGAAAAGCTTGCCGCTCACGCCCGTCAGCGTGCTGCTGCTGCTGCTTGTCATGTGGATGAATGTCACGGCCCCGTTCGCCCTGCTGCCGGAATCGTCGTGGGTGCAGTGGAACAAGGTCATGAAGATCATGCTGATGAGCTTTGTCATCATGATGGTGATACGCACGCGGCGCGACATCGTGCGCCTCGTGTGGGTGCTGGTGGGTTCGATCGGCTATTACGGCGTGAAAGGCGGCATCTTCACCATCCGCAGCGGCGGCACGGAGCGGGTCTGGGGGCCGGAAGATACGTTTATTGGGGATAACAATTCCCTGGCCCTGGCCCTGATCATCACCATCCCCCTCATGTATTATTTGCAGCAAAACACGGACAAGCGCTGGGTGCGCCATGGCTTGTCCGCGGCGATGCTGCTGTCGGCCTTGGCCGCGCTGGGCTCGTATTCGCGCGGCGGGCTGCTGGCCATTGCCGCCATGGGCCTGTTCATGTGGCTGAAAAGCGACCGCAAGTTGGTGCTGGGCGCGCTGCTCGGTGCGGTCGCGCCGCTGCTGCTGGCCTTTATGCCCGAGCGCTGGGCCGAGCGCATGGACACCATCAACACGTATCAGGACGATGTTTCCGCCATGGGCCGCGTGAATGCCTGGCGCATGGCGTGGAACCTGGCGCGCGACCGTTTTCCTGGCGGCGGTTTCGACGTTTCCGACGCCGCCATCTTTGCCCGCTACGCGCCGAACCCGATGGATGTGCATGCGGCGCACAGCATTTATTTCCAGGCGCTGGGCGAACACGGCTTTGTCGGCTTGCTGATTTACCTGGCGCTGGGCATCGCCACCTGGCGCTCGGCGGCCGCCATCATCCGCCGCACGCGGAGCAAGCCGGAACTGCGCTGGGCGCACGGCCTGGCCACCATGAGCCAGGCCAGCTTGATCGGCTTTGCCGTGGGCGGCGCCTTCCTCAGCCTGCTGTACTTCGACATGCCGTATTACCTGATGGCCGCCCTGATCGCCACGCGCATCATTGTCGAGCAGCAGGCCCCCACCCTCACCCCCACCTCTACATCGCGTCAGGCCAGGCCCCGGGCCGCCATCGCGGAGCAGCCATGA
- a CDS encoding polysaccharide deacetylase family protein — protein sequence MTATLSILIYHRVLARPDPLFPGEVDAALFERQLRLLKRFYTPLPLGDAVQRLQDGCLPPRAACITFDDGYADNAQVALPLLQRHGLHATFFIATGYLDGGQMWNDTVIDAVRQASAPVLDLREHELGTFPIASLAQRQAAIATLLGQLKYLPFARRQQLAMQIRRQAGAVASPPAMLSTAQLRQLHAAGMALGAHTASHPILSTLPDHVARLDIANGKRQLEALIQTPVTLFAYPNGKAGRDYGAPHVAMVNSLGFKAAVATDWGVARPGAGLDLLQLPRFTPWDRGRLAFLWRMRQNRRQAHPARPDAG from the coding sequence ATGACGGCCACCTTGTCCATCTTGATTTACCACCGCGTGCTGGCGCGGCCAGACCCCCTGTTTCCCGGCGAAGTCGATGCGGCCCTGTTCGAGCGACAGTTGCGCCTCTTGAAACGTTTCTATACGCCGCTGCCGCTGGGCGACGCCGTGCAGCGGCTGCAGGATGGCTGCCTGCCGCCGCGCGCCGCCTGCATCACCTTTGACGACGGCTACGCGGACAATGCGCAAGTGGCCCTGCCGCTGCTGCAGCGCCACGGCTTGCACGCCACGTTTTTTATCGCCACGGGCTACCTGGATGGCGGGCAGATGTGGAACGACACGGTGATCGACGCCGTGCGCCAGGCGTCCGCTCCCGTGCTGGACTTGCGCGAACACGAGCTGGGGACCTTCCCAATCGCCAGCCTGGCGCAGCGGCAGGCGGCCATCGCCACCTTGCTGGGCCAGCTCAAATACCTGCCGTTCGCCCGGCGCCAGCAACTGGCCATGCAGATCCGCCGCCAGGCGGGCGCGGTTGCGAGCCCGCCAGCCATGCTGAGCACGGCGCAACTGCGCCAGTTACATGCGGCCGGCATGGCGCTGGGCGCGCACACGGCCAGCCATCCAATTTTGTCCACCTTGCCGGACCACGTCGCGCGGCTGGACATCGCCAACGGCAAGCGCCAGCTGGAAGCGCTGATACAGACGCCCGTCACCCTGTTCGCTTACCCGAACGGCAAGGCCGGGCGCGACTATGGCGCGCCGCACGTGGCAATGGTCAACAGCCTGGGATTCAAGGCGGCCGTGGCGACGGACTGGGGCGTGGCGCGCCCCGGCGCGGGACTCGACCTGCTGCAACTGCCCCGCTTTACGCCGTGGGATCGAGGACGCCTGGCGTTTCTGTGGCGCATGCGGCAAAACCGCCGGCAAGCGCACCCAGCGCGCCCGGATGCTGGCTGA
- a CDS encoding asparagine synthase C-terminal domain-containing protein, with amino-acid sequence MSGLCGWLAAPGGAAGGTSGLAAAQSVTAADSAAQTALASMAAPLSRFDSAPLAASLSDVGGVAVAAIDGSRHVYQQDGLQVAIWGRPMLDGSADDVACRLASLWLSRGVAACASLSGPFSLAILDAFSGSALLAVDRAGMHPLSYASNAQGLFFASSMDAMLAHPSVRGALDPQALYHYLFFHMVPGPATAYLGQQRLLPGEYLHVRGGKQCKGRYWQLTFQEPAVARTRATFASNKQEFLRLLRQAVESSLGADGADTGAFLSGGTDSSTLAAIMGQVTGRPARTYSIGFDAPGYDEMAYARLAASHAGSIHHERYVTPNDVLAAIPAMAAIFDQPFGNASAIPAFYCAQMAREDGVKRLLGGDGGDELFGGNERYAHQALLSQYERLPVMLRQAVIEPLLFRQQRGKPWRLGDKARRYIEQASLPLPARLESYNLLLRHGHRTVLEAGFIDTIAPGMAPGCVNGAYWERQGQGLSQINELLALDMRFTLADNDLFKVRKACELAGVEAAFPFLHDAMVAFAARLAPRDKLDGRQLRPFFKRALADILPPAIVRKKKHGFGLPFGQWLHSHAPLREFAFDNLTQLRGRGIVRPAFIDDLQGRLLAEHPAYHGTMVWLLLMLEQWLSQHPGALGALAGGFAACATETPGVLDPTA; translated from the coding sequence ATGAGCGGCCTGTGCGGTTGGCTGGCGGCGCCTGGCGGAGCGGCGGGCGGGACCTCCGGCCTTGCCGCCGCGCAGAGCGTCACTGCAGCCGATAGCGCCGCGCAGACCGCGCTGGCAAGCATGGCCGCGCCCTTGTCGCGTTTCGATAGCGCGCCCCTGGCCGCCAGCTTGAGCGACGTGGGCGGCGTGGCCGTGGCCGCCATCGACGGCAGCCGCCATGTATATCAGCAGGATGGCTTGCAAGTGGCCATCTGGGGCCGGCCCATGCTCGACGGTTCGGCCGACGATGTGGCGTGCCGCCTCGCTTCCCTGTGGCTGAGCCGGGGCGTGGCCGCCTGCGCCAGCCTGTCCGGGCCATTCTCTTTGGCCATCCTCGACGCCTTTTCCGGCTCGGCCCTGCTGGCCGTGGACCGCGCCGGCATGCATCCGCTCAGCTATGCGAGCAATGCGCAAGGCCTGTTCTTTGCCTCCTCAATGGATGCCATGCTGGCCCATCCGTCCGTGCGGGGCGCGCTCGATCCGCAAGCACTGTATCACTACCTGTTCTTCCACATGGTACCTGGCCCGGCCACCGCTTACCTGGGCCAGCAGCGCTTGCTGCCCGGCGAATACCTGCATGTGCGGGGCGGCAAGCAATGCAAGGGCCGCTACTGGCAGCTGACCTTCCAGGAGCCGGCGGTGGCGCGCACGCGGGCGACCTTTGCCAGCAACAAGCAGGAATTCCTGCGTTTGCTGCGCCAGGCCGTGGAAAGCAGCCTGGGGGCGGATGGCGCGGACACGGGCGCGTTTCTCAGCGGCGGCACGGACAGTTCCACCCTGGCCGCCATCATGGGCCAGGTGACAGGCCGGCCCGCGCGCACGTATTCCATCGGCTTTGATGCGCCTGGCTACGACGAAATGGCGTATGCGCGCCTGGCCGCCAGCCATGCGGGCAGCATCCACCACGAGCGCTACGTGACACCAAACGACGTGCTGGCCGCGATTCCCGCCATGGCGGCCATTTTCGACCAGCCTTTCGGCAATGCGTCGGCCATTCCCGCCTTTTATTGCGCGCAGATGGCGCGCGAGGATGGCGTGAAGCGCCTCCTGGGCGGCGACGGCGGCGATGAATTATTTGGCGGCAATGAGCGCTATGCGCACCAGGCCTTGCTGTCGCAGTACGAGCGCTTGCCCGTCATGTTGCGCCAGGCCGTCATCGAGCCGCTGCTCTTCCGCCAGCAAAGGGGCAAGCCGTGGCGGCTGGGCGACAAGGCACGCCGCTACATCGAGCAAGCGAGCTTGCCGCTGCCGGCCCGCCTCGAAAGCTACAATCTGCTGCTGCGCCATGGCCACCGCACGGTGCTGGAAGCGGGTTTCATCGATACCATAGCCCCCGGCATGGCGCCCGGCTGCGTGAATGGCGCGTATTGGGAACGACAAGGCCAGGGCTTGAGCCAGATCAATGAGTTGCTGGCGCTGGACATGCGCTTTACCCTGGCCGACAACGACCTGTTCAAAGTGCGCAAGGCCTGTGAGCTGGCCGGCGTGGAAGCGGCGTTTCCCTTCCTGCACGACGCGATGGTGGCGTTTGCTGCGCGCCTGGCGCCGCGGGACAAGCTCGACGGCAGGCAATTGCGGCCCTTCTTCAAGCGGGCGCTGGCGGACATTCTGCCGCCGGCCATCGTGCGCAAGAAAAAGCATGGCTTCGGCTTGCCCTTCGGCCAGTGGTTGCACAGCCACGCGCCGCTGCGCGAATTTGCGTTTGACAATCTGACGCAGCTGCGCGGGCGCGGCATCGTGCGGCCTGCCTTCATCGACGATCTGCAAGGGCGCTTGCTGGCGGAACATCCGGCCTATCACGGCACCATGGTGTGGCTGCTGCTGATGCTGGAACAGTGGCTCAGCCAGCATCCGGGCGCGCTGGGTGCGCTTGCCGGCGGTTTTGCCGCATGCGCCACAGAAACGCCAGGCGTCCTCGATCCCACGGCGTAA
- a CDS encoding pyridoxal-dependent decarboxylase, exosortase A system-associated — MKDLIRSNSTELPSHPPLRQFVVENDMLQVGGVPLRQLAQRVGSTPFYAYERAHITRRMAELRAALPAGVHVHYAMKANPMPAVVQWLAGLVDGIDVASGGELATALDTPMAPERISFAGPGKSDGELARAVAAGVLVNVESGAQLERLALASERLGVMARVAVRVNPDFALRRTGMRMGGGAQPFGVDAALVPALLGRIGQLGLDFHGFHLYAGSQSLSATALAEAQALSVQLALQLADSAPSPMRTLNIGGGFGVPYFPGDQALDLAPVAEGLQRQLAILAQAAPGARLNLELGRYLVAEAGVYVCKVLERKVSHGQVFLVTDGGLHHHLAASGNFGQLIRKNYPVAIGNRLQGGAREVASVVGPLCTPLDLLADQMEMARAEEGDLVAVFQSGAYGLTASPTAFLGHPLPAEVLV; from the coding sequence ATGAAGGACTTGATCCGCTCGAACAGCACGGAATTGCCGTCGCACCCACCTCTACGCCAGTTCGTCGTGGAAAACGACATGCTGCAAGTTGGCGGCGTGCCCTTGCGCCAACTGGCGCAGAGGGTGGGCAGCACGCCATTTTACGCGTATGAACGGGCGCACATCACGCGCCGCATGGCCGAACTGCGCGCCGCCTTGCCCGCTGGCGTGCACGTGCATTACGCCATGAAGGCCAACCCGATGCCGGCCGTGGTGCAGTGGCTGGCGGGCCTGGTCGATGGCATCGACGTGGCGTCGGGCGGCGAACTGGCCACCGCACTCGATACGCCCATGGCGCCGGAACGCATCAGTTTTGCGGGGCCGGGCAAGAGCGATGGCGAACTGGCGCGGGCCGTGGCCGCTGGCGTGCTGGTCAACGTGGAATCCGGCGCCCAGCTGGAACGGTTGGCGCTGGCCAGTGAACGGCTGGGCGTGATGGCCAGAGTGGCCGTGCGCGTGAATCCCGATTTCGCCTTGCGCCGCACGGGAATGCGCATGGGCGGCGGCGCGCAGCCGTTTGGCGTCGATGCGGCCCTGGTGCCGGCGCTGCTGGGCCGCATCGGCCAGCTGGGGCTGGATTTTCACGGTTTTCACCTGTATGCGGGCTCGCAAAGCCTGTCGGCGACGGCCCTGGCCGAAGCGCAGGCGCTCAGCGTGCAGCTGGCCCTTCAATTGGCCGACAGCGCGCCGTCGCCCATGCGCACCTTGAATATCGGCGGCGGCTTTGGTGTGCCGTATTTTCCTGGCGACCAGGCACTCGACTTGGCGCCCGTAGCGGAAGGCTTGCAGCGGCAGCTCGCCATCCTGGCCCAAGCGGCGCCCGGCGCGCGCCTGAACCTGGAACTGGGCCGCTATCTGGTGGCCGAGGCGGGCGTGTATGTGTGCAAGGTGCTCGAACGCAAGGTGTCGCATGGGCAAGTATTTCTAGTGACGGATGGCGGCTTGCACCATCACTTGGCGGCCTCGGGCAATTTCGGCCAGCTGATCCGCAAGAATTACCCGGTCGCCATCGGCAACCGCCTGCAAGGCGGCGCGCGCGAGGTGGCGTCCGTCGTGGGGCCGTTGTGCACGCCGCTGGACTTGCTGGCCGATCAGATGGAGATGGCGCGTGCCGAGGAGGGCGACCTGGTGGCGGTGTTCCAGTCGGGCGCGTATGGCTTGACGGCCAGCCCGACGGCCTTTCTTGGCCATCCGCTGCCGGCCGAGGTGCTCGTATGA
- a CDS encoding phosphopantetheine-binding protein yields MPHLEAVKHILDATLGLNGRVLEAHTPLLGSVPELDSMAVIGVIAALEDHFGIFVADDDIHARHFATVGTLHDFVFAKLRP; encoded by the coding sequence ATGCCGCATCTTGAAGCAGTAAAACACATCCTCGACGCCACGCTGGGCTTGAACGGCCGCGTGCTGGAAGCCCACACGCCGCTGCTGGGCAGCGTGCCTGAACTCGACTCGATGGCCGTGATCGGCGTGATCGCCGCGCTGGAAGACCATTTCGGCATCTTTGTCGCCGACGACGACATCCATGCGCGCCACTTCGCCACCGTGGGCACCCTGCACGATTTCGTGTTTGCAAAGCTGCGACCATGA
- a CDS encoding hydrolase 2, exosortase A system-associated: MNCASLDALPLLPFFLPASGGQRYCLLHLPPPGRSARGGILYVHPFAEELNKSRHVAAAQARAFAAAGYSVLQIDLFGCGDSSGDFSEARWDIWHNDLHLACAWLAQRVDGPLTMWGLRLGALLALDFANRAPLPLARLLLWQPELDGRRSIDRFLRLRLATSMLAGGTQEAPGQARAALAQGAAVEVAGYRLAPELAQAIEGVSGSALLPAVPVYWLDYQGPEQAAAPLPPLARQWREHGAPVHVASFGDGPFWHSGELLECPQLLDATRALCRDWLDEERTSP, from the coding sequence ATGAACTGCGCCTCCCTCGACGCCTTGCCGCTGCTGCCCTTCTTCCTGCCCGCCAGCGGCGGCCAGCGCTACTGCCTGCTGCACCTGCCGCCGCCGGGCCGCAGCGCGCGCGGCGGCATCCTCTACGTGCATCCGTTCGCGGAAGAACTGAATAAAAGCCGCCACGTGGCCGCCGCACAGGCACGCGCCTTTGCCGCAGCCGGCTACAGCGTGCTGCAGATCGACCTGTTTGGCTGCGGCGACAGCAGCGGCGACTTCAGCGAGGCGCGCTGGGACATCTGGCACAACGACCTGCACCTGGCTTGCGCGTGGCTGGCGCAGCGGGTCGATGGCCCGCTGACCATGTGGGGCTTACGCCTGGGCGCCCTGCTGGCCCTGGATTTCGCCAACCGCGCGCCGCTGCCCCTGGCACGTTTGCTGCTGTGGCAACCGGAACTCGATGGACGGCGCAGCATCGACCGCTTCCTGCGCCTGCGCCTGGCAACAAGCATGCTGGCCGGCGGCACGCAGGAAGCCCCCGGCCAGGCGCGCGCCGCACTGGCGCAGGGTGCAGCTGTGGAGGTGGCCGGCTACCGGCTGGCGCCCGAGCTGGCGCAGGCCATCGAGGGCGTCAGCGGCTCCGCGCTGCTGCCGGCGGTGCCCGTCTACTGGCTCGATTACCAGGGGCCGGAACAGGCAGCCGCACCCTTGCCGCCACTGGCGCGGCAATGGCGTGAACACGGCGCCCCTGTGCACGTGGCCAGCTTTGGCGATGGCCCGTTCTGGCATAGCGGCGAGCTGCTCGAGTGTCCGCAACTGCTGGACGCCACGCGTGCCCTGTGTCGCGACTGGCTCGATGAGGAAAGGACGTCGCCATGA
- a CDS encoding hydrolase 1, exosortase A system-associated: MKRDNSQQHLAAPAVRELALRFRSAAEDDESQARMVGILSLPDAPSPRGVLIITGGPQYRVGSHRQFVLLARALAARGLPVLRFDLRGMGDSEGSARDYRAAGPDIAGALAQFFDAVPALREVALWGLCDGATAAACHAPNDARIGALVLLNPWVRSSAGLARATLRHYYLPRLLQGGFWRKLASGGLQLGASLASLRQVAAATQVQAQATQDGDAPAPALLRALTQFQGKVLLVLSGDDLGAREWQALLDGDPAWRTVTARAQWTQAQVDGANHTFASAAWRAEVEQLCARWLQSW, translated from the coding sequence ATGAAGCGCGACAACAGTCAGCAGCACCTCGCGGCGCCCGCCGTGCGCGAACTGGCCCTGCGCTTTCGCAGTGCAGCTGAAGACGATGAGTCGCAGGCGCGCATGGTCGGCATCCTCAGCCTGCCCGACGCACCAAGCCCGCGCGGCGTCTTGATCATCACGGGCGGGCCGCAGTACAGGGTGGGCAGCCACCGGCAGTTCGTCCTGCTGGCTCGCGCCCTGGCCGCGCGCGGCTTGCCCGTGCTGCGTTTCGACTTGCGCGGCATGGGTGACAGCGAGGGCAGCGCGCGCGATTACCGCGCCGCCGGTCCCGACATCGCCGGCGCGCTGGCGCAATTCTTCGACGCCGTGCCAGCGCTGCGCGAAGTGGCGCTGTGGGGCTTGTGCGACGGCGCCACGGCGGCCGCCTGCCATGCGCCAAACGACGCGCGCATCGGCGCGCTGGTCCTGCTCAACCCGTGGGTGCGCAGCAGCGCCGGCCTGGCGCGCGCCACCTTGCGCCATTATTATCTGCCACGCCTGCTGCAAGGTGGTTTCTGGCGCAAGCTGGCAAGCGGCGGACTGCAGCTGGGCGCCAGCCTGGCCTCGCTGCGGCAGGTGGCGGCCGCCACGCAGGTGCAGGCGCAGGCAACGCAGGACGGCGACGCGCCCGCGCCGGCCCTGCTGCGGGCGCTGACGCAATTCCAGGGCAAGGTCTTGCTGGTCCTCAGCGGCGACGACCTGGGCGCGCGCGAGTGGCAAGCCCTGCTCGATGGCGATCCTGCCTGGCGCACCGTGACCGCCCGCGCGCAATGGACGCAGGCGCAGGTCGACGGCGCCAACCACACCTTCGCCAGCGCCGCCTGGCGCGCCGAAGTCGAACAGCTGTGCGCACGGTGGCTGCAGTCATGGTAG
- a CDS encoding glycosyltransferase, translating into MLSPSALAYAQRGDSQLAQIGAQATVRRTLALDAARHLAIAGRYPRCLALPDRWSSWWLSAVPAGLRMIREYRPDALWSTYPIATAHLIAMTLQKLSGLPWIADQRDPMLDDSDPLAPYPPEARLQRMHAWIEQRIAARSAAIVCTTPGAIAAHQRRLAQLPREHFRLIENGHDDDGGAAPLDGPRGHRSRFLLLHSGVIYPSERDPQPLFEALARLRHDGVLHARNFQLVLRATGHDAWLAGLLAKYGILDLVSLEPLQPHGAALQEMLAADGLLLLQAANCNAQIPAKLYEYLRCRRPILALTDLAGDSAAKLRHCGIDTIGQLASSGDCARALLRFLELARQGRAPLASPAVIALQSRQARSNALADLLDQVSHRSPP; encoded by the coding sequence GTGCTCAGCCCCAGCGCCCTCGCGTATGCGCAGCGGGGCGACTCGCAGCTGGCGCAGATCGGCGCGCAAGCCACCGTGCGGCGCACCCTGGCGCTGGACGCGGCGCGCCACCTGGCCATCGCCGGGCGCTATCCGCGCTGCCTGGCGCTGCCCGACCGCTGGAGTTCCTGGTGGCTGAGCGCCGTGCCGGCCGGCCTGCGCATGATCCGCGAGTATCGCCCCGACGCCCTCTGGTCGACGTACCCGATCGCCACGGCGCACCTGATCGCGATGACCTTGCAAAAACTCAGCGGCCTGCCGTGGATCGCCGACCAGCGCGACCCCATGCTGGACGACAGCGATCCGCTGGCGCCGTATCCGCCCGAAGCGCGTTTGCAGCGCATGCATGCCTGGATCGAACAGCGCATAGCGGCGCGCAGCGCGGCCATCGTCTGCACCACGCCGGGCGCCATCGCGGCGCACCAGCGGCGCCTGGCGCAGCTGCCGCGCGAGCATTTCCGCCTGATCGAGAATGGCCATGACGATGACGGGGGCGCCGCGCCGCTGGACGGACCGCGCGGCCACCGCAGCCGCTTTCTGCTGCTGCACAGCGGCGTGATCTACCCGTCCGAGCGCGATCCGCAGCCGCTGTTCGAGGCCCTGGCCCGGCTGCGCCACGACGGCGTGCTGCATGCGCGCAATTTCCAGCTGGTGCTGCGCGCCACGGGCCACGATGCGTGGCTAGCGGGATTGCTGGCGAAATACGGCATTCTGGACCTGGTGAGCCTGGAACCTTTGCAGCCGCACGGCGCGGCGCTGCAGGAAATGCTGGCCGCCGATGGCTTGCTGCTGCTGCAGGCGGCCAACTGCAACGCGCAGATTCCCGCCAAGCTGTATGAATACCTGCGCTGCCGCCGGCCCATCCTCGCGCTGACCGACCTGGCGGGCGACAGCGCGGCCAAGCTGCGCCACTGCGGCATCGACACCATCGGCCAGCTGGCCTCGAGCGGCGACTGCGCGCGCGCGCTGCTGCGCTTCCTGGAACTGGCGCGCCAGGGCCGCGCACCGCTGGCCAGCCCCGCCGTCATCGCCCTGCAATCGCGGCAAGCCCGCAGCAACGCCCTGGCCGATTTGCTGGACCAGGTCAGCCACAGGAGCCCACCATGA